One Synechococcus sp. JA-2-3B'a(2-13) genomic window carries:
- a CDS encoding 2Fe-2S iron-sulfur cluster-binding protein codes for MVKQIRLEPLSRVSEVDTYSNLLSAILSEELQVSRECNGRGLCATCHVYVKEGMESLTPITPREAKTLETITSARSNSRLACQARVVSDGVVVELPPGMYVNSLRDIEVLIGRRAEQDLLHPRTGKVLVEQGKIITRSTVKQLENEDFRIIGSTLAQTREV; via the coding sequence ATGGTTAAACAAATCCGGCTAGAGCCTTTATCTCGTGTCTCGGAGGTCGATACCTACAGCAATCTGCTGTCGGCCATTTTGTCGGAGGAGCTGCAGGTTTCGCGGGAATGTAACGGTCGCGGCCTCTGCGCCACCTGTCATGTTTACGTCAAAGAGGGAATGGAAAGCCTCACTCCCATCACCCCCCGCGAGGCCAAGACTCTGGAGACCATTACCAGCGCCCGCAGCAATTCCCGGCTGGCCTGTCAGGCGCGGGTGGTTTCCGATGGCGTGGTGGTGGAGCTGCCGCCGGGGATGTACGTGAACTCGCTGAGGGATATCGAAGTGCTCATCGGTCGGCGGGCCGAACAAGACCTGCTGCACCCACGGACGGGGAAGGTTTTGGTGGAGCAGGGCAAGATCATCACTCGCTCTACTGTTAAGCAGCTAGAAAATGAAGATTTCCGCATCATCGGCAGTACACTTGCCCAAACTCGGGAAGTTTGA
- a CDS encoding V4R domain-containing protein: MATTSRPDPRPAVTMPVGRDKHAHYSYRDFFRFNRDQGTIIDWNNTQNLLLSEDFIVGLQTGLEREVGDASAAVMYTIGRDWGIRDAKHFSEWYEREYGIGVKQSNLLFLLETWWWPFTAQGWGKWEVETESKQKGFLFINLFDSMVARTLGDVGKPVCHLYAGLFAGFFTAMTSRELACIEIQCYAMGETYCKFLLGGQERIDAANFWITEGASAREIEQRLHQL, encoded by the coding sequence ATGGCCACCACATCTCGACCGGATCCCCGTCCTGCAGTCACCATGCCTGTGGGCCGTGACAAGCATGCTCACTACAGTTACCGCGATTTCTTTCGCTTCAACCGAGATCAGGGCACGATTATCGATTGGAACAACACCCAAAATCTGCTGTTGAGCGAAGACTTTATTGTGGGCTTGCAAACAGGCCTGGAACGGGAAGTGGGGGATGCTTCGGCGGCGGTGATGTACACCATTGGCAGAGATTGGGGCATCCGCGATGCCAAGCACTTCTCCGAGTGGTACGAGCGGGAGTATGGGATTGGCGTAAAACAGTCCAACCTTTTGTTTTTGCTGGAGACTTGGTGGTGGCCTTTTACGGCTCAGGGCTGGGGCAAGTGGGAGGTGGAAACCGAATCCAAACAAAAAGGCTTCCTGTTTATCAACTTGTTTGACTCGATGGTGGCTCGCACCCTTGGGGATGTGGGCAAGCCGGTTTGTCATCTCTATGCCGGGCTATTTGCCGGGTTTTTCACCGCTATGACTTCCCGCGAGCTGGCCTGCATCGAGATCCAGTGCTACGCCATGGGGGAAACCTACTGCAAATTCCTGTTGGGCGGGCAAGAACGCATTGATGCCGCCAATTTTTGGATCACCGAAGGGGCCAGCGCCCGCGAGATCGAGCAGCGTTTGCACCAGTTGTGA
- a CDS encoding phycobilisome protein, whose product MNSRVAELMHQSEGRYLRPDELKTLHAYVEGIPKRVRLYQVLQAKEQELLDRVMEKFQPMMPNLIRQHGHLAWERCRRDLSMVWRYCCMAMLLNDEDYLRDKLLYWLETILKSFKMRDQCQPAYKLMLDSLTYIFGAEESEMIRPYLLLAKSMLVN is encoded by the coding sequence ATGAATTCAAGGGTTGCCGAGCTGATGCACCAAAGTGAGGGCCGCTATCTGCGCCCAGATGAGTTGAAAACTCTACACGCCTACGTGGAAGGGATCCCGAAGCGGGTTCGCCTTTACCAGGTTCTGCAGGCCAAAGAACAAGAGCTGCTGGATCGGGTGATGGAGAAGTTTCAGCCGATGATGCCGAATTTAATCCGCCAGCATGGTCACCTGGCCTGGGAGCGCTGCCGCCGGGATCTGAGCATGGTGTGGCGCTACTGCTGCATGGCCATGCTGCTCAACGACGAAGACTACCTGAGGGATAAATTGCTCTACTGGCTGGAGACGATCCTGAAATCCTTCAAGATGCGCGACCAATGCCAGCCTGCCTACAAGTTAATGCTCGACTCCCTGACCTACATCTTTGGGGCAGAAGAGAGCGAGATGATCCGTCCTTATCTGCTTTTGGCCAAATCCATGCTGGTTAACTAG
- a CDS encoding V4R domain-containing protein, with protein sequence MISLQEILQDQILPGHCFSPAYYIRPDIHTGLLYSRGGYRLAAFPMPLLEALYSGLRYETGQATRVILYNCGRDWGEAFFRRVEDELSGYYQQLLQELPMGIFLDALSDLWATHGWGRLELDFSAADHGLVQAGIRNSGFALAARASFNPEEPSARREPAGYLEAGMLASLFSLLSGRDLICVQTTCESLGADLNRFLIGTAQRLHHCEEWVRKGLSHDEILDRLTASP encoded by the coding sequence ATGATCTCCCTGCAAGAGATTCTGCAAGACCAGATCTTGCCTGGGCACTGCTTTAGCCCTGCCTACTACATCCGCCCTGACATCCACACCGGACTGCTGTACAGCCGCGGAGGATACCGCTTGGCGGCCTTTCCCATGCCCCTGCTGGAAGCTCTCTACTCCGGCCTGCGCTATGAAACTGGCCAAGCCACCCGCGTCATTCTCTACAACTGTGGCCGCGATTGGGGAGAGGCATTTTTCCGCCGTGTTGAAGACGAGCTTTCCGGCTACTACCAGCAGCTGCTGCAGGAATTGCCGATGGGGATCTTCCTGGATGCCCTCAGCGACCTCTGGGCCACCCACGGTTGGGGACGCCTGGAGCTGGACTTTTCCGCTGCTGACCACGGCTTGGTTCAGGCCGGGATCCGCAATTCCGGGTTTGCCCTTGCCGCTCGCGCCAGCTTCAACCCGGAGGAACCTTCTGCACGGCGAGAGCCTGCCGGATATTTGGAGGCGGGAATGCTGGCCAGCCTCTTCTCCTTGCTTTCGGGGCGGGATCTCATCTGCGTACAGACCACCTGCGAATCCCTGGGGGCCGATCTCAACCGCTTCCTCATCGGCACGGCTCAGCGGCTGCACCACTGCGAGGAATGGGTGCGCAAGGGCCTCTCCCACGACGAGATTTTGGATCGGCTCACGGCCAGTCCCTAG
- a CDS encoding HhoA/HhoB/HtrA family serine endopeptidase → MKRSTSMPGQPSPGSEASAQPAQSSFQPFAISTWKSLLSSVLLVLLGIGLGAALVGGKGVSAQTTATPPQLNLNFIADVAQKVGPAVVRIDAERTVRAPAPFPEEFFSDPFFRDFFGQAIPSIPRQRRQQGTGSGFIISPDGQIITNAHVVEGSDKVTVTLKDTRSFDGQVIGSDPVTDIAVVKINAQNLPTVKLGRSETLEPGQWAIAIGNPLGLDNTVTAGIISALGRSSGEIRVPDKRVSFIQTDAAINPGNSGGPLLNAQGEVIGVNTAIIQGAQGLGFAIPIETAQRVANQLITRGKVDHPYLGIRMLTLTPELKERLNQDPNSRILITVDQGVLIGEVIQGSPAERAGLRSGDVILSINGRAVTTADQVQQEVERTEVGSTLELEIERAGRRQKIRAVTGSFPAPSGG, encoded by the coding sequence ATGAAGCGCAGCACATCCATGCCGGGCCAGCCCTCTCCCGGGTCAGAAGCTTCCGCCCAACCTGCTCAATCCTCTTTCCAGCCTTTTGCCATCTCCACTTGGAAGTCTCTTCTCTCGTCAGTGCTGCTGGTGCTGCTGGGCATTGGGCTGGGAGCGGCTCTGGTGGGGGGCAAGGGGGTATCTGCCCAGACGACGGCAACCCCGCCCCAACTGAACCTGAATTTCATCGCCGATGTGGCGCAAAAGGTGGGGCCGGCGGTGGTTCGCATCGATGCTGAGCGGACGGTGCGCGCCCCTGCCCCTTTTCCGGAGGAGTTTTTCAGCGATCCCTTTTTCCGGGATTTCTTTGGCCAAGCGATCCCTTCCATCCCTCGGCAGCGGCGACAGCAGGGAACCGGCTCTGGGTTCATCATCAGCCCAGACGGCCAGATCATCACCAATGCCCATGTGGTCGAGGGATCCGACAAGGTAACGGTGACGCTCAAGGATACCCGCAGCTTTGATGGGCAGGTCATCGGTTCGGATCCGGTTACGGACATCGCCGTGGTGAAGATCAACGCCCAGAACCTGCCGACCGTGAAGCTGGGGCGCTCGGAAACCCTGGAGCCGGGCCAGTGGGCCATTGCCATCGGCAACCCCCTGGGTTTGGATAACACCGTTACGGCTGGGATCATCAGCGCTTTGGGCCGTTCCAGCGGGGAGATTCGGGTGCCTGACAAGCGGGTATCTTTTATCCAAACGGATGCGGCCATCAACCCCGGCAACTCCGGCGGGCCGCTGCTCAACGCCCAAGGGGAGGTGATCGGGGTGAACACCGCCATCATCCAGGGAGCGCAAGGGTTGGGCTTCGCCATCCCCATTGAGACGGCCCAGCGGGTGGCCAATCAGTTGATTACTCGCGGCAAGGTGGATCACCCCTACCTGGGCATCCGCATGCTGACGCTGACTCCAGAGCTGAAGGAGCGCCTCAACCAGGATCCCAATAGCCGCATTTTGATAACGGTGGATCAGGGTGTACTGATCGGCGAAGTCATCCAGGGATCCCCGGCGGAACGGGCAGGGCTGCGGTCTGGGGATGTCATTCTCTCCATCAATGGTCGTGCCGTAACCACAGCCGATCAGGTGCAACAGGAGGTGGAGCGCACTGAGGTGGGCAGCACCCTGGAGCTGGAGATCGAGCGAGCCGGGCGGCGACAGAAGATCCGCGCGGTAACAGGCTCTTTCCCGGCCCCCAGCGGAGGCTGA
- a CDS encoding glycine betaine ABC transporter substrate-binding protein — protein sequence MLKTTRRLALLALSGLAALVLTPHRASGTESLGGLAKPITVGSKDFTEQFILGEMYALALEAAGFTVERKLNLGGTPVAHAGLLSGEIDLYPEYTGTGLLTVLKLPSSGDPAEVYATVAREYESQFQLIWLDPAPLNNTQALAMTRARAAELGIATISDMVAKAGELVMIGPPEFQAREDGLPGIQAVYGNFRLKAYKAVDPGLRYQGLVNGEADVAVAFGTDGEIAAFDLVLLEDDKQLFPPYQVAPVVRKDTLEANPGIAAALNALSPLLTDEVMQRLNYEVSGNRKEPAEVARTFLVEAGILKK from the coding sequence ATGCTGAAAACCACTCGTCGCTTGGCTTTGCTGGCCCTGTCGGGGCTGGCAGCTCTTGTTCTCACTCCCCATCGCGCCAGCGGGACGGAGTCCTTAGGGGGCCTCGCCAAGCCCATTACCGTCGGCTCCAAGGACTTTACCGAGCAGTTTATTTTGGGGGAAATGTACGCCTTAGCCCTGGAGGCGGCAGGGTTCACGGTGGAGCGCAAGCTCAACCTGGGGGGCACGCCGGTAGCCCATGCGGGCTTGTTGAGCGGCGAGATCGATCTCTACCCCGAGTACACCGGCACTGGCCTGCTGACAGTGCTCAAGTTGCCCAGCAGCGGCGACCCGGCAGAGGTGTACGCGACGGTGGCCCGCGAGTACGAGAGCCAGTTCCAACTGATTTGGCTGGATCCCGCCCCCCTGAACAACACCCAGGCCCTGGCCATGACCCGCGCCAGAGCGGCTGAGCTGGGCATTGCCACCATCTCGGACATGGTGGCCAAAGCGGGCGAGCTGGTGATGATCGGGCCGCCGGAGTTTCAAGCCCGCGAGGATGGCCTACCCGGGATCCAAGCCGTCTACGGTAATTTCCGGCTCAAGGCCTACAAAGCAGTGGATCCCGGCCTCCGCTACCAGGGCTTGGTCAATGGGGAAGCGGATGTGGCAGTGGCCTTCGGCACCGATGGAGAAATTGCCGCCTTTGACCTGGTGCTGCTGGAGGATGACAAGCAGCTTTTCCCCCCCTACCAGGTGGCGCCGGTGGTGCGCAAGGACACCCTGGAGGCCAACCCCGGCATTGCCGCTGCCTTAAATGCCCTTTCCCCCCTGCTGACGGACGAGGTGATGCAGCGGTTGAACTACGAGGTGAGCGGCAACCGCAAGGAGCCGGCGGAGGTGGCCAGAACTTTCTTGGTGGAAGCCGGCATTCTCAAGAAATAA
- a CDS encoding ABC transporter ATP-binding protein: MSTVEFERVSLRFPHSSQPAVEECSFSVESGQLVVILGPSGCGKTTLLKMVNRLLDPTQGQIRLDGRDIRQFPVTALRQRIGYVIQQSGLFPHMTVAQNVAVVPRLLGWAKERIRERVDELLSLVNLPPHEYRHRYPAQLSGGQQQRVGLARALAGDPGLLLMDEPFGAIDAITRSKLQEEILRLQRQLKKTILFVSHDVEEALRLADRILVMQKGRVVQFDTPFRLLTQPATPFVRELLGADDMVRQLSVLRVETAMAGIPHNHKIQEGAMVRPQATLRQALSLLLRTGAAALTVWEDGRAIGVLTLDHIRSLAMLEGGSA; encoded by the coding sequence GTGAGCACCGTCGAGTTCGAGCGGGTATCGCTGCGCTTTCCCCACAGTTCCCAGCCGGCTGTGGAGGAGTGCAGTTTTTCCGTGGAGTCGGGCCAGTTGGTGGTCATTTTGGGGCCTTCTGGCTGCGGCAAAACCACCCTTCTGAAAATGGTGAATCGCTTGCTGGATCCCACCCAGGGGCAGATTCGCTTGGACGGGCGGGATATCCGCCAGTTTCCCGTCACGGCTCTGCGGCAGCGGATCGGCTATGTTATCCAGCAATCGGGGCTGTTTCCCCACATGACGGTGGCCCAGAATGTGGCGGTAGTGCCGCGACTTTTGGGATGGGCGAAGGAGCGCATCCGCGAGCGGGTGGACGAGCTGCTCAGCTTGGTTAATTTGCCCCCCCACGAGTACCGCCACCGCTACCCTGCCCAACTGTCGGGCGGACAACAACAGCGGGTGGGGCTGGCGCGGGCGCTGGCCGGGGATCCAGGGCTGCTGCTGATGGACGAGCCCTTTGGGGCCATCGACGCCATTACCCGCAGCAAGCTGCAAGAGGAGATCCTGCGCCTGCAACGGCAATTGAAAAAAACCATCCTGTTCGTCTCCCACGATGTGGAAGAGGCGCTGCGCCTGGCGGATCGCATTTTGGTGATGCAGAAGGGGCGGGTGGTGCAGTTCGACACTCCCTTTCGGCTGCTCACCCAGCCGGCTACTCCCTTTGTCAGGGAACTGCTGGGGGCAGATGACATGGTACGGCAGTTGAGTGTGCTGCGGGTGGAAACGGCGATGGCCGGGATCCCGCACAACCACAAAATCCAAGAGGGAGCGATGGTGAGGCCCCAGGCCACTTTGCGGCAAGCCTTGTCCCTGCTGTTGCGCACAGGGGCGGCAGCCCTGACGGTGTGGGAGGACGGGCGGGCCATCGGCGTTTTGACCTTGGATCACATTCGCAGCTTGGCCATGCTGGAGGGGGGATCCGCGTGA
- a CDS encoding ABC transporter permease — MSYLLNHPGLMWQLTQEHLAMVGMTLGMAVVLAVPLALLVHHVRWLALSVMGILSILYTVPSLALIILLVPWLGLNARSVVVAMVIYTQVILVRHFCVGLRSVEPAILEAAKGMGMNLWQRWWQVQVPLMLPIVLAGLRLAAIVAIAIATVGAKFGAGGLGTLLFDGIAQAGRYDKIWAGSLAVGSLALLVNTALLSLEWAARRG, encoded by the coding sequence GTGAGCTATCTCCTCAACCACCCCGGCCTGATGTGGCAGCTCACCCAAGAGCATCTGGCGATGGTGGGGATGACCTTGGGCATGGCGGTGGTGCTGGCGGTGCCGCTGGCTCTGCTGGTTCACCACGTGCGCTGGTTGGCCCTGTCGGTCATGGGGATCCTCAGCATCCTGTACACAGTGCCCAGCCTGGCTTTGATCATTTTGTTGGTGCCCTGGCTTGGCCTCAATGCCCGCTCGGTGGTGGTGGCGATGGTGATCTACACGCAGGTGATCTTGGTGCGCCATTTTTGCGTGGGCCTGCGCTCGGTCGAGCCTGCCATCCTGGAAGCTGCCAAGGGCATGGGGATGAACCTCTGGCAACGGTGGTGGCAGGTGCAGGTGCCGCTCATGCTGCCCATTGTTTTGGCAGGGCTGCGGCTGGCGGCAATTGTGGCCATTGCCATTGCCACCGTGGGCGCCAAGTTTGGGGCAGGGGGACTGGGAACCCTGCTGTTCGATGGCATTGCCCAGGCCGGTCGCTACGACAAGATCTGGGCCGGATCCCTGGCGGTGGGATCCCTGGCCTTGCTGGTGAACACAGCCTTGCTCAGCCTGGAATGGGCGGCCCGTCGTGGCTGA
- a CDS encoding sigma-70 family RNA polymerase sigma factor: MGEQPGTPSRWRERVRDWSSRADWELMEALKAGQPAALAALYDRYAGLVYGLAFKILGHVAEAEDLTQEVFVELWRKVGCDPRTPSESRERRGSLSSFLCILTRSRAIDRLRSQGSHQLLLKRWQTILSADRVSGTESFSKTRFPFEQVSIEERRQAVQAALSQLPENQRQILELLYYQGLSQADIARQLGIPLGTVKTRSRQALCKLRGSLRALLGFCSR, translated from the coding sequence ATGGGTGAGCAACCAGGGACTCCGTCCCGCTGGCGTGAGCGGGTGAGAGATTGGTCATCCCGCGCCGATTGGGAGCTGATGGAAGCGCTCAAGGCGGGGCAACCTGCTGCTCTGGCTGCGCTCTACGATCGCTATGCCGGCTTGGTCTATGGGCTGGCCTTCAAGATCCTGGGCCACGTGGCCGAGGCAGAAGACCTGACTCAGGAGGTGTTTGTCGAGCTGTGGCGCAAGGTTGGCTGTGATCCAAGGACTCCGTCCGAGTCGCGCGAGCGGCGGGGATCCCTGAGCAGTTTTTTGTGCATCCTGACCCGCTCGCGGGCCATTGACCGTCTGCGTTCTCAGGGCAGCCACCAACTTCTTTTGAAACGCTGGCAGACCATTCTCAGCGCCGATCGCGTCAGCGGGACGGAGTCCTTTAGCAAGACTCGGTTCCCTTTTGAGCAGGTTTCCATCGAGGAGCGGCGGCAAGCGGTGCAAGCGGCCCTCAGCCAATTGCCCGAAAACCAACGGCAGATCCTGGAGTTGCTCTATTACCAAGGGTTGAGCCAGGCGGACATTGCTCGCCAATTGGGGATCCCGTTGGGGACGGTTAAGACCCGCTCTCGCCAAGCTCTCTGCAAATTGCGGGGATCCCTGCGCGCCCTTCTGGGTTTCTGCTCGCGTTAG
- a CDS encoding anti-sigma factor domain-containing protein: MSDRVSGTESFRVGGTESLSTSPPLTEEREELAGYLLGDLSPEQASALEARLTQDPRLVAELQAMQETLELLPYGLPGVLPPASLRDQVMAEVGAMGLREQEMAIPLHSPLPAFGVGWRWLGGLVAAILVLLSLDNWRLRQALQLAQLESVRALSHLLQQPGSRLVHLQGEVGTANVLFRPGDWQEVILAARDLPQPVAGERYSLWLKLDNGEFLHCGDFQVDAQGSALVALRPSRTLPAGTRAQELLVATGSRQLPARATRTESLKPLLTGKV, translated from the coding sequence ATGTCTGATCGCGTCAGCGGGACGGAGTCCTTTCGCGTCGGCGGGACGGAGTCCTTATCCACCTCGCCCCCTTTAACAGAGGAACGGGAAGAACTGGCCGGCTATCTGCTGGGGGACTTATCTCCTGAACAGGCGAGTGCTCTAGAGGCACGCCTAACTCAAGACCCTCGGCTGGTGGCCGAGCTGCAAGCTATGCAAGAAACCTTGGAGTTGTTGCCCTACGGATTGCCAGGAGTGCTCCCGCCCGCCAGCTTGCGCGACCAGGTGATGGCAGAGGTGGGGGCTATGGGCTTGCGCGAACAGGAGATGGCCATCCCCCTTCACTCCCCATTGCCTGCTTTTGGGGTTGGGTGGCGCTGGCTGGGAGGCTTGGTGGCGGCAATTTTGGTTCTGCTCAGCTTAGACAACTGGCGACTGCGGCAAGCACTGCAACTGGCCCAGCTAGAATCGGTGCGGGCATTATCCCATCTCTTGCAACAGCCGGGATCCCGTCTGGTGCATTTGCAGGGGGAGGTGGGGACGGCCAATGTGCTGTTTCGCCCAGGAGACTGGCAGGAGGTTATCTTGGCCGCACGGGATCTGCCCCAACCGGTGGCGGGGGAGCGCTACTCCCTCTGGCTCAAGCTGGATAATGGCGAGTTCCTCCACTGTGGTGACTTTCAGGTGGATGCTCAAGGCTCTGCTCTGGTGGCCCTACGCCCATCCCGCACGTTGCCGGCAGGTACCCGCGCCCAAGAGCTGCTGGTCGCGACCGGTTCCCGCCAACTGCCCGCTCGCGCTACTCGGACGGAGTCCTTGAAACCCCTTCTGACGGGCAAGGTGTGA
- a CDS encoding VanW family protein produces MRGRVDLRRLAVLVGALLALLALWWTDPTPTTLSQYVTSLQERTPSQLHNIRRAVQSLDGVYIMPATRSQEQAEVIFSFNQVVGPRSLERGYVPAPVFMVAETLDSVGGGICQVSSSLYNAALLAGLEVVERHPHYRQVESVPPGLDATVWYGLADLKLRNPFPWPVRLRVQIRGPNLIVSVLGRGSRHALRIPPIRVEGHRLDPQHLQVSVYRGNERLSQDRYVVAP; encoded by the coding sequence GTGAGAGGAAGGGTTGACCTGCGGAGGTTGGCTGTGCTGGTGGGGGCGCTACTGGCCCTTCTGGCCTTGTGGTGGACGGATCCCACGCCAACAACCCTAAGCCAATACGTTACTTCTTTGCAGGAGCGCACTCCTTCTCAACTCCACAACATTCGCCGAGCCGTCCAAAGCCTGGATGGAGTTTACATCATGCCTGCGACACGCTCACAGGAACAGGCAGAAGTGATTTTTTCCTTCAACCAAGTGGTGGGGCCGCGCAGCCTGGAACGAGGCTATGTGCCCGCGCCGGTGTTTATGGTGGCCGAAACCCTGGATTCGGTTGGGGGAGGAATCTGTCAGGTGTCCTCTAGCCTTTACAATGCCGCTCTGTTGGCAGGGCTGGAGGTGGTGGAGAGGCACCCCCATTACCGGCAGGTAGAGTCGGTGCCCCCTGGCTTAGATGCCACCGTTTGGTACGGCTTGGCCGACCTCAAGCTGCGCAACCCTTTCCCCTGGCCGGTGCGCCTACGAGTTCAGATCCGCGGCCCAAACCTGATTGTGTCCGTGCTGGGACGGGGATCCCGCCACGCCCTGAGGATCCCACCCATCCGTGTAGAGGGGCACCGGCTGGATCCCCAGCATTTGCAGGTGAGCGTGTATCGGGGTAACGAGCGCCTCTCCCAAGATCGCTATGTCGTTGCTCCCTAG
- a CDS encoding putative CRISPR-associated protein, whose translation MQTIIMTVGTSLLTNPDKNLEPQRPWLGQKTIGDPEQALAWMKRTDLELISAETNTYLQLDPTSNDALILLHSETPDGLECAQILKLFFEQELGQQQVSLVPLPGINYELEGSSLERMAELLKQLAESARGIVTFAATGGFKAQAMIMAVVGSQLGVPVCYIHEQYKSLVYLPYLQPQVQPRIPRADLPDSGRDRSQIIQIRSDASHHRPRSWAKVERLLRDIPWVDLVRYDPHAYAAPKNSVKASNRKTEDGRHILWIHLHESQDTHLAVRVETTGYTPEHLELAATELRQRLGRLL comes from the coding sequence ATGCAGACCATCATCATGACGGTGGGCACTTCCTTGCTCACCAATCCCGACAAGAACCTAGAGCCGCAGCGCCCCTGGCTGGGACAAAAAACCATTGGGGATCCGGAGCAAGCGCTGGCCTGGATGAAAAGAACCGATCTGGAGCTGATCAGCGCCGAAACCAACACCTACTTGCAGCTGGATCCCACCTCGAATGATGCCTTGATTTTGCTGCACTCAGAAACCCCCGACGGATTGGAGTGTGCCCAGATTTTGAAGCTCTTTTTTGAGCAAGAGCTGGGTCAGCAGCAGGTCTCTTTGGTTCCCCTTCCCGGCATCAACTACGAGCTAGAGGGATCCTCACTGGAGCGGATGGCCGAGCTGTTGAAACAGTTGGCAGAGAGCGCCAGGGGGATCGTCACCTTTGCCGCTACCGGCGGGTTTAAAGCCCAAGCCATGATCATGGCTGTGGTGGGCAGCCAATTGGGGGTCCCGGTTTGCTACATCCATGAGCAATACAAATCCCTGGTCTACTTGCCCTACCTACAGCCGCAAGTTCAGCCCCGGATCCCACGGGCAGATCTCCCCGATTCAGGCCGAGATCGCTCCCAGATCATCCAAATCCGAAGCGATGCCAGCCATCACCGACCCCGCAGTTGGGCCAAAGTGGAAAGACTCCTGCGAGACATTCCCTGGGTGGATCTGGTTCGATACGATCCACACGCCTACGCTGCCCCCAAAAACAGCGTCAAAGCCTCAAACCGCAAAACCGAAGATGGCCGCCACATTCTGTGGATCCACCTCCACGAGAGCCAGGACACCCACCTCGCTGTCAGAGTAGAAACCACCGGCTACACCCCCGAGCACCTAGAGCTGGCTGCCACCGAATTGCGGCAACGCTTGGGCCGTCTGCTTTGA
- a CDS encoding RAMP superfamily CRISPR-associated protein — protein MSPKPYELIPFPTQPPKLERPAGHAQFHPDRLHGTLFLTLTVQTAVHISTGHLALGSDVGVKGIPVLKTMTTTPNGRLKIQGSSLKGAIRAMYEAITNSTLAVMTSRYRNRIPPERHPCRNKEQLCPASRVFGALNWQGLVEFRDAIATSAGSGGGSLPPLYRPRPDQCKAYFQKENGRVIGRKFYYTHRNALQDSSRGTPTQQAIQNTVFKTQIHFKNLTPAELGTLLTVLGQDPKHSMLLKVGGGKPVGLGSLQVTLDKIERPGNLKDRYSRYDPPEADTLEGKRLQAFVQEQIGAAQGYILPEQLKRLAAILSPTALREPPTGVY, from the coding sequence GTGTCTCCCAAACCCTATGAGCTGATCCCGTTTCCCACCCAGCCCCCCAAGCTGGAGCGGCCCGCCGGCCACGCCCAGTTCCATCCCGATAGGTTGCACGGCACCCTCTTCCTCACCCTAACGGTGCAGACTGCCGTCCACATCTCCACCGGCCACTTGGCCTTGGGCAGCGATGTCGGGGTGAAAGGGATCCCGGTGCTCAAAACCATGACCACCACTCCCAACGGAAGGCTTAAAATCCAGGGCAGCTCCCTCAAGGGGGCCATCCGGGCCATGTACGAGGCGATCACCAACAGCACCCTTGCGGTGATGACGAGCCGGTACCGAAATCGGATCCCCCCAGAGCGGCACCCCTGCCGCAACAAAGAGCAGCTTTGTCCGGCCAGCCGCGTTTTCGGTGCCCTGAACTGGCAGGGATTGGTGGAGTTCAGGGATGCCATTGCCACCAGTGCCGGATCCGGCGGCGGATCCCTGCCCCCCCTGTACCGTCCACGCCCGGATCAGTGCAAAGCTTATTTTCAGAAGGAAAACGGCAGAGTCATCGGGCGCAAGTTCTACTACACCCACAGAAACGCGTTGCAGGACAGTTCAAGGGGAACGCCCACCCAGCAAGCGATACAAAACACAGTTTTCAAAACCCAAATCCATTTCAAAAACCTCACCCCTGCTGAGCTGGGCACCTTGCTCACGGTCTTGGGGCAGGATCCCAAGCATTCCATGCTGCTGAAGGTGGGGGGCGGCAAGCCCGTGGGCCTGGGATCCCTGCAGGTGACCCTCGACAAGATCGAGCGGCCCGGCAACCTAAAAGATCGCTACAGCCGCTACGATCCCCCAGAAGCCGATACCCTGGAAGGAAAACGCCTCCAAGCCTTTGTGCAAGAGCAAATTGGAGCTGCCCAGGGCTACATCTTGCCCGAACAACTCAAGCGATTGGCCGCCATCCTGAGTCCCACTGCTCTGCGCGAGCCACCCACCGGAGTGTACTGA